From the genome of Vulpes lagopus strain Blue_001 chromosome 2, ASM1834538v1, whole genome shotgun sequence, one region includes:
- the LOC121477237 gene encoding octapeptide-repeat protein T2-like: MKDSRGGKRLKRKRKKSEETRREARGMGEDRAEGRKGEADGRLVGREAGKPRDPRRGEAGDGRRGRGNGRARERARERAREESEVWERRAGAGGKGSGRGRARGAGAGRAPQRRAAPQRPRLVRPPVARALGRSVARSLARGVRARRPPPAARARARSALPAAPAPARRSAARAAEDGTARPGGRGSR, from the coding sequence atgaAGGACAGTAGAGGAGGGAAAAggttaaaaaggaagagaaaaaagagcgaagagacacggagagaggccaGAGGGATGGGAGAGGACCGAGCCGAAGGGCGAAAAGGCGAGGCGGACGGCAGGCTGGTGGGAAGGGAGGCTGGAAAACCCAGAGACCCGAGGAGAGGGGAAGCCGGAGACGGGCGGAGAGGAAGAGGCAACGGGCGAGCGAgggagagagcgagggagagagcGAGGGAGGAGAGCGAGGTCTGGGAGCGCCGGGCGGGCGCAGGGGGGAAGGGGAGCGGGAGGGGccgcgcgcggggggcgggcgctgGGAGGGCTCCGCAGCGGCGGGCGGCTCCGCAGCGGCCGCGGCTCGTGCGCCCGCCGGTCGCTCGGGCGCTCGGTCGCTCGGTCGCTCGGTCGCTCGCCCGCGGGgtccgcgcccgccgcccgccgcccgccgcccgcgcccgcgcccgctcTGCGCTGCCCGCGGCTCCGGCTCCTGCCCGGCGCTCGGCGGCTCGGGCTGCGGAGGACGGGACCGCGCGCCCGGGCGGCCGCGGGAGCAGGTAG